GAGTAGCGGCGCAATACGTCGAAGGCCTGCTCCTCGGTGAGGCGGTGGGCGCCCCTGAGGATGCCCATGGCTTCGCCAATGGTGTGACGGGTGGCAACGGCCTCTTCCATCTGGGCATGAGTGCGGGCGGCGGAGACGGCGACCGCGGCGTGGGAAGCCAGCAGCCAGCCGGACAATTCACTGATCTCGGTGAACGCGCCGGGCTTGCGGGAGTACAGGTTCAGCGCGCCGAGGTCCTCGTCGTCGGTGAACAGAAGGAAACCCATCATGCTGCCCACGCCGAGCGCATGGGCCTGGGGCGCGTAGACGGGCCAGCGTTGCCCCTCACCGGTGAGGTCGGCGATGCGGAAGACCTGCTCCCCTCGCGAGCTGTGGGCGGCATCGAAGCACGGGCCTTCCCCCAGCCGCTCCTGGAGCCGGTCGCTGTCGATGACCATTTGGTCGGTGGGGGCGAGGGTCTCCACCCGCTTGTCGTGCAGCACAAGGATGCCGGCCGCGTCACAGCCGTCGACCAGTTCGATGGCCCAGGCGGTGATTCGCTCAAGGGTGGCGGCCACCGAATCCCGAGCCAGCAGATCACGCGCCATAGACGCCATCTCCTGCGCGAACCGCTCCCAGTCCACCGTGCCCTCCAACCTGCGTCCAGTTAAAAAATCTGATATTCAGTCATTCGCGCACGTCGCACTGCGGCGCCGATGCGTGACGGTCGTGATAAGGAGTGCAGCGCCCTCGTGCTGGTCAGCTCACCGCCCTTGCACGCGGCTGGCTGCACGCACAACGACGTCCCTCCCGGGACGCAAACAGATCTCGTGCTCCGGTGAGATCGAGCAACCTGCCGATCGCGGCACTGGCGTCTTGTATGACGACGGTCTTGTTCCGGCTCAGGGCCCGCTGGCGAAGTTCCAGGAGAACGTTCAGGCCGGCGCAGTCACAGAAGCTGAGTCCGCTCAGGTCCAGGTCAAGACCGCTGGACGAAGCGGCAAGCGCATCGCTCAGTTGGTCTCGGAGCTGGTGACCCGAGACGAGATCGAGTTCACCGCGCACGGTGACATACACCCGGTCGTCGCTCGACGCGTACGAGGTGGCTATCTGGCCCGGCAGAAGGGGCTTGGCAGCAGCGCCTCCACCTGGGCCGGGGAAGCCCGGCGTCGTGACGGACCGTGCCCGGTAGGAAGGGTGCTGCATGGCTCACTCCCGATGCGTTCGTCGTGGTCCGCTACAACGCTCCCCCATGCCGCGAACATGCGTCAACGTTTACACGAAATCTAGTACGTGCTTTTGGTTGCGTGCATGTCTGTTCGTAGACTCGGGGCATGGATGATGTGCCCGAGCCCCACAACGGATGGACGTTCCTGACGAACCACGCCCGCGTGCTTGCAGCCATCGCGGATAACCAGAGCGCACGCGTCCGCGACATCGCCGCCCGCTGCCGCCTCACCGAACGCGCTGTGCAAAAGATCATCGCCGACCTGGAGCAGGCTGGTTACCTCTCCCACCGCCGCCAGGGGCGCGGCAACAGCTACCAGATCGACCCCGCGAAGGTCCTGCGCCACCCGGCCGAAGCCGACCAGGGCCTGACGGTAGCCTCACTCCTGGCACTGCTTGTTCAGGACGAATCCCACCGTGTGGGGCCACTCAGCGATCACACGCACGCATCTGGCTGACCTCCGCGAGAGCATGGCGACGTGCTTGCATGTGGTTGCACCGTTCTGACATCCACGAGTTACAGCCACGACAGCAGACGGCGGCGACAACCAGCAGTCGTGCATGGCACCGGTGCACGAGGTGGGACCCAGCCGGACCGGGTGGAGAACGAACTTGACCTCCCCGCCCATCGTTCGCATTGAGGCGCAACCCACGACACCCCCCGCTCGGGCCATCTCTGAGCCGTGCGGGGGCACCTAACGACGACCAACGCTGACAACCACCGACAGCTACGTTGCAGGTCGCAGCGTTGATCGATTACACAGGCGCAGGTCAGGGACCCGGCCCTTCACTTCTTCGGCTTCTAGTCGGAGCCGAACTTGCTGTTCACGGTCTCCCTGAAGGACTTGAACATGATGTTCGTCAAGACCGCCTGCGGCTGCTGACATCAGCGGCTGACACCAACAAGCACAAACAGCGACGGTCGAGGCCGGACGCCAGGGGATGATCGGCCGAGGCACACGGGCGGTTGGCCGACGTTGATAGGCCCAGTGATCGACCTGATAAGGATGATGCCCGTCCTCAAATCCTGGACGCCGGGACGGCTCAGAGCACTGCATGAGAGCCGAAGAGAGCTGGGGTGAGTGGTGGGTCGGCGGGGAGGCGACCGCCTGCGATCAGGCGTTTTCGACAGCATTCACCGGCGGTCAGAGTACGATGAAGAGGCGGTGAACCTTCCGTAGCCACTCCTCCTATCGGATGCAATGCCTTCGGGAGGCGCGGGCCGCAGGGAGCAACGCATGATCCATTCAGCCGATATCCGCGAGTGGCGCAACCGGGACGTGATCGATCCCAAGGGACGCAAGATCGGCGCCCTGGAAGCGGTCTACGTGGACACCACCACCGACGCACCGACCATGGCCACCGTCCGTACCGGCCTGCCGACTCGGCACCGACTGGTCTTCGTGCCCCTCGACGAAGCAACGCTGGGCCCCGGGTACGTAAAGGTGGCACACGGGCGAGGGCTGGTGAAGAAGGCGCCGTCCATAGGCATGGATGACGTCCTGCCGGTCGAGCGGGAAGAAGAGGTCTTCAAACACTACGAGAGGCCTTACGAGCACGGTAAGGGGCGCCGCCTCGCACGCCGCTGACCGGCCTCCATCCCAAGAGCGCCGAAGGCTGACCAAATCGCTGGTCACAGCGGCGGCTCATCACCCGCAGTAGAGGCTTGAGGATGTGCCACCATGGCGCTTTTCCTGTTCCTGATCCTCGTGGCCATCGCCCTGGGAATCATCGGCACGGTGGCGGCGGGGCTGTCCTACCTCCTGATCATCGGCATCGTGGTCTTCGTGGCGGACCTGGTCATGTTCGGTGTGCGCTGGTCCCGGCGCTCTCATCGACACTTCGTCCGGTGATGCCACCACTGCCGGCGACCCAGTACAGGCGAGAAAACGGCGGAGCCCAACATCCCGCCAGCCGCATGCACAGGCCACAATGGACTGTGAAGGGTCCGGTGACACCCTGGCAAGCCCAGAGAGAGGCATACATGCCCCTCGTGTGCCCGATCTAGCGGCAAGCGGCGGTGAGCAGCGGGGAACGCCGGAGAGAGACCCGAGAGACCGCAGGTCAGCGAATCGCCAGCTCAGACCCGGCCCGTATACGCGATCTTCTAAACTAGCTACGCGGGTTCGATTCCTGCAGCCCGCTCTGAACGCAGAAGGCCCAGGCAAGAGGTTGTTTCCCTCTCCCTGAGCCTTCAGCCGTTCCTGGGACGGATTCAAGCCTGAGGCGGCGTGCTCAGCGCTTGTAGGAGCCCTTGGTCTGTTCCTTCGTGCCTCGCATCTTGCCTCGTGCTTCGAGAGCGGCGCCTTTCGCCGCGAGGGTTTCCCTGTGCATCGCGTGGGCCGCCGTCCGCACGGTCTTTCCGACGATCTGTTCGGCCTTTGCCTTGGCCCGTTCTCCGGCGCTCATGTCGGTACCTCCGTGGGTCTCACTGGCCGTGTGCCCCTTGAGGCAAAGGGTGAAGCCACCCTAGCGGGCCGCGTTGGTAACAGGCGGCCGAGGTCCCCACGGGCCCGACGCGGAGGGCTTCCAGATCGGCTCCCACCTGGATGATCGCCTCGATGCCTTCGTGGCGGCGGCGCGTATTGCCAGGGACGGTCTGCTTCGCGTGAGGGGATCGGAACGATGACAGTGGCAGCTCAGCCGGGGACGTGCAGCCCCGGGTGGCGTCCCGCCGAGTGGTGTAGGAATCAGGGCCACCTCGCTCCGGCGACCGCTTCTTCAGCAAGCACCGTCGAGATCCCTCGAGTGCTGTCGATGCCGTTCCCGGCCGCCGGAGCGGCCTCTGCTCGGGCGTCGGCCCTGTCGGTGCTTGTGACCTGCGGAGTCATGAACCCACATCGCTACACCACCTCGGGGGACGCGACCCAGCCCCGTCGGCTGGGCCGTCTCTGGGCCGCCCGACGCCGCTCGGTGGCGACCACTGGCGCCTACTCATGGCAGTCGTAGCGAGCGGCAGCCGCAGGTCACCCAAGTGGATCTGCGACACTGGTACAGCCATGCCTGAGCCCGGAGAACTGAGCTGACTCGCGCTGATCCACGCATCGGGTGAGTGTCTAACTGCGTGACAACGCCGACGAACAACGGCGGACGAGCGCGGACGTCTGCGGACCATCAGCGCCGGTAGACGGCAGGACCTCCCAAGGCAGCACGCCTACCGAAGTTGCTTCGGGGCGAAGAGGTCGTGGTTCAAATCCCGCCACCCCGACGCTGTAGTGCCAGGTCAGGGCCTGATCCAGTGAGTGGATCAGGCCCTGACGGGTTTCTGGAGGTCGTTCAGGGCGCCGTTGAGGGCGGAGGAGCGGGCGGCCTCGGCAGCTGGTGTCTGCTCGGGCGTCCCCCAGGGCGCATCCGGGTGCAGGGACTGGGCATGGTCCGCCGGGAATGCCCGTGAGGTGCAGGCCCGGCCAGTGATCGACGCACCGCTGA
Above is a genomic segment from Streptomyces fodineus containing:
- a CDS encoding GAF and ANTAR domain-containing protein; its protein translation is MDWERFAQEMASMARDLLARDSVAATLERITAWAIELVDGCDAAGILVLHDKRVETLAPTDQMVIDSDRLQERLGEGPCFDAAHSSRGEQVFRIADLTGEGQRWPVYAPQAHALGVGSMMGFLLFTDDEDLGALNLYSRKPGAFTEISELSGWLLASHAAVAVSAARTHAQMEEAVATRHTIGEAMGILRGAHRLTEEQAFDVLRRYSQEQNVKLREVARQICERGSR
- a CDS encoding STAS domain-containing protein, which gives rise to MQHPSYRARSVTTPGFPGPGGGAAAKPLLPGQIATSYASSDDRVYVTVRGELDLVSGHQLRDQLSDALAASSSGLDLDLSGLSFCDCAGLNVLLELRQRALSRNKTVVIQDASAAIGRLLDLTGARDLFASREGRRCACSQPRARAVS
- a CDS encoding helix-turn-helix transcriptional regulator gives rise to the protein MDDVPEPHNGWTFLTNHARVLAAIADNQSARVRDIAARCRLTERAVQKIIADLEQAGYLSHRRQGRGNSYQIDPAKVLRHPAEADQGLTVASLLALLVQDESHRVGPLSDHTHASG
- a CDS encoding PRC-barrel domain-containing protein, which codes for MIHSADIREWRNRDVIDPKGRKIGALEAVYVDTTTDAPTMATVRTGLPTRHRLVFVPLDEATLGPGYVKVAHGRGLVKKAPSIGMDDVLPVEREEEVFKHYERPYEHGKGRRLARR